A window from Theobroma cacao cultivar B97-61/B2 chromosome 3, Criollo_cocoa_genome_V2, whole genome shotgun sequence encodes these proteins:
- the LOC18606359 gene encoding uncharacterized protein LOC18606359, with protein MKLVWSPETASKAYIDTVKSCELYHESGVAELVSAMAAGWNARFIVETWSQGGATITSIGLAVASSHTNGRHVCIVPDERSRLEYVQALEEAGMSPEVIVGEPEEVMNGLNGIDFMVVDSQRKDFSRVLRLAKLSNRGAVLVCKNANSRSASSFRWRSVIDDGSRRLVRSVFLPVGKGLDIAHVATSGGNSGSGKGESRWIKHVDRQSGEVHVIRK; from the exons ATGAAGCTAGTTTGGTCTCCAGAGACAGCATCCAAGGCTTATATTGATACTGTTAAATCT TGTGAACTTTATCATGAATCTGGTGTAGCAGAGCTTGTTTCAGCCATGGCTGCAGGCTGGAACGCGAGATTCATTGTGGAGACGTGGTCACAGGGCGGAGCTACCATAACAAGCATCGGCCTGGCGGTTGCTAGCAGCCATACGAACGGAAGACACGTCTGTATAGTCCCTGATGAAAGATCAAGATTAGAATACGTCCAGGCCCTGGAAGAAGCCGGAATGTCGCCTGAAGTCATTGTTGGAGAACCTGAGGAGGTAATGAATGGATTAAATGGCATAGATTTCATGGTGGTGGATAGCCAGCGAAAGGACTTTTCCAGGGTCTTAAGGCTGGCAAAACTGAGTAACAGGGGGGCAGTTCTGGTATGCAAGAATGCTAATTCCAGAAGTGCTTCAAGTTTCAGATGGAGAAGTGTTATCGATGATGGATCACGCCGGCTCGTGCGTTCTGTGTTTCTCCCTGTGGGGAAAGGCTTGGATATTGCCCATGTAGCAACCAGTGGAGGAAATTCAGGTTCAGGCAAGGGCGAAAGCCGGTGGATCAAGCACGTTGATCGACAATCAGGGGAAGTACATGTCATACGAAAGTAG
- the LOC18606360 gene encoding peptidyl-tRNA hydrolase ICT1, mitochondrial: MAVIRTSANMILKEILYHSPLSSISLSSSARAVLPGFCGTIRVTPSRGISFSRIRCAASDASAERKVSARLSQVQQLLQEAEERASSAGNEPTPQITLDHVTVSFARSGGPGGQNVNKVNTKVDMRFNVKNAYWLSDRIRERIMQLEKNRINKDGEIVISSTKTRTQKGNIDDALAKLQTIIDAAAYVPPPPSEEQKKKIAKMAAIGEQKRLKSKKALSDKKAFRRSRDSWD, from the exons ATGGCGGTTATTAGGACAAGCGCAAACATGATCCTCAAAGAAATCCTCTATCATTCACCGCTATCTTCCATTTCTTTATCATCCTCGGCTCGTGCGGTTCTGCCCGGTTTCTGTGGGACCATCCGTGTGACCCCCAGCCGAGGAATCAGTTTCAGCCGGATTCGCTGCGCCGCGTCAGACGCCAGTGCCGAGAGAAAAGTCTCTGCTCGCCTCTCGCAAGTGCAACAGCTCCTGCAGGAAGCGGAAGAGCGAGCCAGCTCCGCCGGGAATGAGCCCACCCCACAAATCACTCTGG ATCATGTTACTGTGAGTTTTGCAAGAAGTGGTGGCCCTGGAGGTCAAAATGTAAACAAAG TTAACACCAAGGTGGACATGCGCTTCAATGTAAAAAACGCATATTGGCTGAGTGACAGGATCAGAGAGAGGATTATGCAACTG GAAAAAAATCGGATAAACAAGGATGGTGAAATTGTGATTTCTTCAACGAAGACTAGGACACAGAA GGGTAACATTGATGATGCTCTGGCAAAACTACAG ACAATCATTGATGCTGCTGCTTATGTGCCACCACCCCCATCAGAAgagcaaaagaagaaaattgcaAAGAT GGCTGCAATTGGGGAGCAAAAACGCCTTAAAAGCAAGAAGGCCCTTTCAGACAAGAAAGCATTTAGAAGAAGTCGGGACAGTTGGGACTAA
- the LOC18606361 gene encoding myeloid leukemia factor 1, giving the protein MQGGRGGRDPFFDFGDPFGGFGGFGGFGGPRSLLSNFFGGRDPFDEPFFARPFGGMFESSFFGPGQSPFPDMHPNGFIEHQPPEPKRSRGPIIQELNSDDEKEEADKEKKENPRKHGRSNDEPYVEVPDDEAGQSERRNRHLQYMNGYNSLYDRQQQQPQTRSFAFQSSTVTYGGANGAYHTSSKTRRTGSDGVTFEESKEADTTTGQATHRVSRGLHDKGHSVTRKLKSDGRVDTMQTLHNLNEDELSGFEEAWNGNARKHLPGLSGNFIGHDSIGAGRGGQNGQAGRGGWALPSNECSQQSGRVMLGARDGAGPSSSQQSMRMRGSTVLKDKSSYSQGKRRG; this is encoded by the exons ATGCAGGGAGGCAGAGGTGGAAGGGATCCTTTTTTTGATTTTGGTGATCCATTCGGTGGTTTTGGGGGCTTTGGAGGCTTTGGTGGTCCTAGAAGTCTACTCTCCAATTTCTTTGGAGGAAGGGACCCTTTTGATGAACCTTTCTTCGCACGACCCTTTGGAGGCATGTTTGAATCAAGCTTCTTTGGCCCCGGCCAAAGTCCTTTCCCTGATATGCATCCAAATGGGTTTATTGAGCATCAGCCTCCGGAGCCAAAGAGATCAAGAGGTCCAATTATCCAAGAACTAAATtctgatgatgaaaaagaagaagcagataaagagaagaaagaaaatccaagaaagcatgGTAGGTCGAATGATGAACCTTATGTTGAGGTTCCAGATGATGAAGCTGGACAGTCTGAGAGAAGGAACAGGCATTTGCAATATATGAATGGTTACAATAGTTTGTATGATAGACAACAGCAACAGCCTCAAACTCGTAGCTTTGCGTTTCAGAGCTCCACTGTCACTTATGGTGGTGCTAATGGAGCTTACCATACTTCATCCAAAACAAGGAGGACTGGAAGTGATGGG GTCACCTTTGAAGAAAGCAAGGAAGCTGATACAACCACAGGGCAAGCAACCCACAGGGTTTCTAGGGGACTTCATGACAAG GGTCATTCAGTCACAAGAAAGCTGAAATCAGATGGTAGGGTGGATACAATGCAAACCTTGCACAATTTGAATGAAG ATGAGCTTTCTGGTTTTGAAGAAGCTTGGAATGGAAATGCTAGAAAGCATTTGCCTGGCTTGTCTGGGAATTTTATTGGCCATGATAGCATAG GGGCTGGTCGCGGTGGACAGAATGGGCAGGCAGGTCGGGGAGGATGGGCACTTCCTTCTAATGAGTGTTCTCAGCAGTCAGGGAGAGTGATGCTGGGTGCCAGAGACGGGGCAGGGCCCTCAAGTAGCCAGCAGTCTATGAGGATGAGAGGTTCGACTGTTTTGAAAGATAAGAGTtcttactcacaggggaagcgaAGGGGCTAA
- the LOC18606362 gene encoding probable protein S-acyltransferase 14 yields the protein MNMAWNVFKFCTALRALGSIMIVFVLGIVGVTYYAVVVSHYGPSLFLGGFDALSAVAVIFLFHFLLVMVIWSYFAVVLTDPGGVPPNWKPPRDEEKGEVDPLVSFSYGSPELGSNQSAVPGDSPNQDIRFCRKCNQFKPPRTHHCSVCKRCILKMDHHCVWVVNCVGALNYKYFLLFLFYTFLGATLSSLSLLRVFIEFFNDGEIAETPGTLAATFITFVLNIAFALSILGFLIMHITLVGANTTTIEAYEKKTTPKWRYDLGWKKNFEQVFGTEKKFWFIPAYSEEDLRCMPSLQGLEYPTRPDWEPPQQH from the exons ATGAATATGGCATGGAACGTGTTCAAATTCTGTACGGCCCTACGTGCCctgggttcaattatgattgTTTTCGTTCTTGGGATCGTTGGGGTTACTTACTATGCTGTGGTCGTTTCTCATTATGGCCCAAGTCTATTTCTTGGAGGCTTTGATGCACTTTCCGCTGTTGCAGTCATCTTCTTGTTTCATTTTCTG CTGGtgatggtaatttggagttacTTCGCTGTTGTTCTAACGGATCCTGGGGGAGTTCCACCAAATTGGAAGCCTCCGAGGGATGAGGAGAAAGGTGAAGTTGATCCTTTGGTGAGTTTTAGTTATGGAAGTCCAGAATTAGGTTCAAATCAGTCAGCTGTGCCTGGTGATTCTCCAAACCAAGACATACGTTTCTGCCGGAAGTGCAACCAATTTAAACCACCTCGCACCCATCACTGCTCTGTTT GTAAGAGGTGTATATTAAAAATGGACCATCACTGTGTTTGGGTCGTCAACTGTGTCGGGGCATTGAACTACAAgtatttccttcttttcttg TTTTACACATTTCTGGGGGCAACACTTTCCAGTTTATCATTATTGCGggtttttattgaattttttaatgatggtGAGATAGCTGAAACACCGGGAACACTTGCAGCTACTTTTATCACTTTTG TTTTAAACATTGCATTTGCACTGAGTATTTTGGGCTTTCTGATTATGCACATAACACTGGTGGGAGCCAATACCACCACTATCGAG gCATATGAGAAGAAAACGACTCCTAAGTGGCGTTATGACCTTGGTTGGAAGAAAAACTTTGAACAG GTGTTTGGAACAGAGAAGAAGTTCTGGTTCATCCCAGCGTATTCAGAGGAGGATTTAAGATGCATGCCGTCCCTTCAGGGTTTGGAATATCCAACAAGGCCTGACTGGGAGCCACCCCAGCAGCATTAA
- the LOC18606363 gene encoding IRK-interacting protein, whose product MAPSSSSSCSPSSSKSPPPPLPHQSPFFTPIQECEREEQEDATPCVSTDKGMTPKHLATPLHNKNIGKANARKRQESGGNGGEDGSVSCNKCRPHSREKISVVPLDNNGVNKHSFSMASPNGIFKSIFHSLTRKSPKSTDMSTAREEQWKIAVAELSNKLIQSTRKRDEALLEASRLKYSMAELEKKLNKLEVYCHNLKSGLDECNSNSPYRIGKGHNIHQVKDRDGVIGANEQVIQQFLVSVSEARSSIRLLSRSLTMQLRHMGSKVCERISVLLQPYDMKISYSKNPKTLLLYLEALLNKAFFEDFESIGFHKNAVNQILNPIDRCAANYGSFNDLQGLTWEEVLNKGTRHFSEEFSKFCDRKMSEIVAMLGWNRAWPEPLLQAFFSASKSVWLLHLLANSVHPGLPIFRVDKGVRFDSVYMEDMGGERARKLIPSVARLMITPGFYVYGNVVKCKVICRYYNNMDNSLIDKGLTPSP is encoded by the exons ATGGCtccttcctcttcttcttcttgttctcCTTCTTCCTCCAaatctcctcctcctcctctccCTCACCAGTCTCCTTTTTTCACCCCT ATTCAAGAATGTGAAAGAGAGGAACAAGAAGATGCTACCCCGTGTGTAAGCACGGACAAAGGGATGACGCCAAAGCACCTCGCAACACCCCTCCATAACAAAAACATTGGAAAAGCCAACGCCAGGAAACGTCAAGAATCTGGGGGAAATGGCGGCGAAGATGGTTCGGTTTCTTGCAACAAGTGCAGGCCACACTCTAGGGAGAAGATCTCCGTGGTTCCTTTGGACAACAATGGAGTTAACAAGCACTCATTTTCCATGGCAAGTCCTAATGGGATTTTCAAGTCCATTTTCCATTCTTTAACAAGAAAGAGTCCAAAATCTACTGATATGTCTACAGCCAGAGAAGAGCAGTGGAAAATTGCTGTTGCTGAACTGTCAAACAAGCTTATTCAATCTACAAGAAAGAGAGATGAAGCATTGCTGGAAGCTTCAAGGTTGAAATATTCCATGGCTGAGCTTGAGAAGAAGCTTAACAAGCTTGAAGTGTACTGTCATAATCTGAAGTCTGGTCTGGATGAATGTAACAGCAACTCTCCTTACAGAATTGGTAAAGGTCATAATATTCATCAAGTGAAGGATCGAGATGGAGTTATTGGAGCTAATGAACAAGTGATTCAACAATTTTTGGTTTCTGTCTCTGAGGCTAGATCTTCAATCAGGCTTTTAAGTAGATCACTCACCATGCAATTAAGGCACATGGGTAGCAAAGTTTGTGAGAGAATATCTGTCCTTTTACAGCCTTATGATATGAAGATTTCTTACTCGAAGAACCCCAAAACCCTCCTTCTTTACCTTGAAGCTTTGTTGAATAAGGCTttctttgaagattttgaatcAATTGGGTTTCATAAGAATGCAGTGAACCAAATATTGAACCCTATTGATCGTTGTGCAGCCAATTATGGGTCATTCAATGATTTACAAGGTTTAACATGGGAGGAGGTTCTGAATAAGGGGACAAGGCATTTCAGTGAGGagtttagcaagttttgtgaCAGGAAAATGAGTGAAATTGTGGCTATGTTGGGTTGGAACAGAGCCTGGCCTGAGCCATTGTTGCAAGCCTTTTTCAGTGCGTCAAAGAGTGTGTGGTTGTTGCACCTTTTGGCCAACTCGGTGCACCCTGGCTTGCCCATCTTCAGGGTGGATAAGGGGGTGAGGTTTGATTCAGTTTACATGGAGGATATGGGTGGAGAAAGAGCCAGAAAATTGATTCCAAGCGTGGCTCGGCTCATGATCACGCCAGGGTTCTATGTCTATGGCAATGTGGTCAAGTGCAAGGTTATTTGCAGGTACTACAACAATATGGACAATAGCTTAATTGATAAGGGTTTAACCCCATCTCCCTAG
- the LOC18606364 gene encoding SNARE-interacting protein KEULE, with translation MSYSDSDSSSGAGDYKNFRQISRERLLYEMLRSAKTRDSKSTWKVLIMDKVTVKIMSYSCKMADITSEGVSLVEDIYRRRQPLPSMDAIYFIQPTKENVVMFLSDMSGRTPLYKKAFVYFSSPISRELVAYVKKDSSVLPRIGALSEMNLEYFAIDGQGFITDNGKALEDLFGDEENTRKGDACLNVMATRVATVFASLREFPLVRYRAAKSLDPMTMTTFRDLIPTKLAAGIWNCLMKYKSIPNFPQKETCELLILDRSIDQIAPVIHEWTYDAMCHDLLNMEGNKYVHEVPSKTGGPPEKKEVLLEEHDPIWVELRHAHIADASERLHDKMTNFVSKNKAAQLQHGSRDGGELSTRELQKMVQALPQYSEQIDKLSLHVEIAGKINRMIRDQGLRELGQLQQDLVFGDAGMKDVIKFLTTNEEASRENKLRLLMILAAIYPEKFEGEKGLNLMKLAKLPPDDMNAVNNMRLLAPSSDAKKSSAGAFSLKFDIHKKKRAARKDRSGEQETWQLSRFYPIIEELVEKLSKGELSKDDYPCMNDPSPTFHGTSQAASIHEAPVAHSMRSRRTPTWARPRGSDDGYSSDSVLKHASSDFKKMGKRIFVFIVGGATRSELRVCHKLTGKLNREVVLGSTSLDDPPQFITKLKLLTAHELSLDDLQI, from the exons ATGTCGTATTCAGATTCCGACTCTTCCTCTGGCGCCGGCGACTACAAGAATTTCAGGCAAATCAGCCGTGAAA GATTATTATATGAAATGCTTCGTTCAGCAAAAACGAGGGACTCAAAATCAACTTGGAAG GTGCTCATCATGGACAAAGTTACAGTTAAGATAATGTCTTACTCTTGTAAGATGGCCGACATCACATCAGAAGGAGTTTCTT TGGTAGAAGACATATACAGACGTAGGCAGCCATTGCCATCAATGGATGCTATATACTTTATTCAACCAACCAAAGAGAA TGTTGTTATGTTCTTGTCAGACATGTCTGGAAGGACACCCTTATATAAGAA GGCATTTGTTTACTTCAGTTCACCTATTTCAAGAGAATTGGTTGCTTATGTAAAGAAGGATTCAAGTGTCTTGCCTCGCATAGGTGCATTGAGTGAG ATGAACTTAGAGTACTTTGCGATAGATGGCCAG GGTTTCATCACTGATAATGGGAAGGCTCTAGAGGACCTTTTCGGTGATGAGGAAAATACTCGCAAAGGTGATGCGTGTTTGAATGTGATGGCCACCCGCGTTGCTACAGTTTTTGCTTCATTAAGG GAGTTTCCTTTGGTGCGCTACCGGGCTGCCAAGTCTCTTGATCCAATGACCATGACTACTTTCCGTGATCTAATTCCCACCAAGCTTGCAGCTGGAATCTGGAATTGtcttatgaaatataaatcaattccTAACTTCCCTCAGAAGGAAACATGCGAGTTGCTCATTCTCGATAGATCTATAGATCAG ATTGCTCCTGTCATACATGAGTGGACTTATGATGCCATGTGCCATGATTTACTGAATATGGAGGGGAATAAATATGTGCATGAG GTTCCAAGCAAAACAGGAGGCCCTCCTGAGAAAAAGGAGGTTCTTTTGGAGGAGCATGATCCAATATGGGTGGAGCTTCGGCATGCACATATAGCAGAT GCTAGTGAGCGGTTGCATGATAAGATGACCAATTTCGTATCAAAGAATAAAGCTGCACAACTTCAACATGGTTCAAG AGATGGCGGTGAACTCTCAACAAGGGAGTTGCAAAAAATGGTTCAAGCTTTGCCACAATACAGTGAACAAATTGACAAGCTCTCCCTTCACGTAGAG ATTGCTGGAAAAATCAACAGAATGATCAGGGATCAAGGGCTTCGAGAGCTTGGGCAACTGCAGCAAGACCTTGTTTTTGGTGATGCAGGAATGAAGgatgtaattaaatttttgactaCAAATGAG GAAGCATCTCGTGAAAATAAGTTGCGCTTGTTAATGATTCTTGCAGCCATTTACCCTGAGAAGTTTGAGGGCGAGAAGGGTCTTAATTTGATGAAG TTAGCAAAATTACCACCTGACGATATGAATGCTGTGAATAATATGAGATTGCTTGCGCCGTCATCAGATGCCAAAAAAAGTTCAGCGGGGGCTTTTTCTTTGAAGTTTGATATTCATAAG AAGAAGCGTGCAGCTAGGAAAGATCGTAGTGGTGAGCAAGAAACCTGGCAATTATCACGCTTTTACCCTATAATAGAG GAGCTTGTTGAAAAACTTAGCAAAGGAGAACTATCAAAGGATGATTATCCTTGCATGAATGATCCTAGTCCGACTTTCCATGGCACGTCTCAAGCTGCATCTATACATGAAGCTCCAGTTGCTCATTCCATGAGATCGAGGAGGACACCAACGTGGGCTCGGCCTCGGGGCTCAGACGATGGGTATTCAAG TGATTCGGTACTAAAACATGCGTCCAGTGATTTTAAGAAGATGGGCAAACGCATTTTTGTGTTTATTGTAGGTGGAGCTACAAGATCTGAg CTAAGAGTGTGTCACAAGCTTACTGGAAAGTTGAACAGGGAAGTTGTGTTAGGCTCAACAAGTCTAGATGATCCTCCACAGTTTATCACA AAACTGAAGCTGCTGACAGCACATGAACTCTCCTTGGATGATCTGCAGATATAA
- the LOC18606365 gene encoding deoxyribodipyrimidine photo-lyase isoform X2, producing the protein MASLSSPSTEPKSLPPGRIRVLKEGSQPLKKGPVVYWMFRDQRLKDNWALIHAVDQANKANVPVSVAFNLFDQFLGAKARHLGFMLKGLSQLQRSIQDILQIPFFFFQGEAEETIPKFLEECGASLLVTDFSPLRQIRKCKDEICEKVSDSVTIHEVDAHNIVPVWVASHKLEYSAKTIRGKINKLLPEYLTDFPTLQPPNKKWDAMNQLIDWDSVIADVLRKGAEVPEIEWCEPGEIAAMEVLMGTKDGFLTKRLKNYSTDRNIPLKPRALSCLSPYLHFGQISAQRCALEAHRFRKLHAQPHYDSLEGAWEWARKTLMDHASDKREHVYTMEQLEKAQTADPLWNASQLEMVHFGKMHGFMRMYWAKKILEWTKGPKEAIEICIYLNDKYEIDGRDPNGYVGCMWSICGVHDQGWRERPVFGKIRYMNYAGCKRKFDVDGYIAYIKRLVGETNKRKAQSQLSQTTKQLRR; encoded by the exons ATGGCTTCTCTATCTTCACCATCAACCGAACCAAAATCTCTACCCCCGGGTCGGATCCGGGTCCTGAAGGAAGGGTCACAGCCATTGAAAAAAGGTCCCGTGGTGTACTGGATGTTTAGAGATCAACGGTTAAAAGACAACTGGGCTTTGATACACGCCGTTGATCAAGCCAACAAGGCAAATGTGCCTGTGTCTGTAGCTTTcaatctttttgatcaattctTGGGGGCTAAAGCAAGGCATCTAGGGTTCATGTTGAAGGGTTTAAGTCAACTGCAAAGAAGTATTCAAGACATTCTTCAGatacccttttttttctttcaa GGAGAGGCTGAAGAAACAATACCGAAGTTTCTTGAAGAATGTGGGGCTTCACTTTTGGTTACAGATTTCTCACCGTTAAGGCAGATTCGAAAATGTAAAGATGAAATTTGTGAGAAGGTGAGTGATTCAGTGACCATACATGAGGTTGATGCCCACAATATAGTTCCTGTTTGGGTTGCATCACATAAGTTGGAGTATAGTGCTAAGACGATAAGgggtaaaataaataaactgcTTCCCGAGTACTTAACTGACTTTCCTACACTGCAACCGCCAAACAAGAAATGGGATGCAATGAATCAGTTGATTGATTGGGACAGTGTCATTGCCGATGTTTTGAG GAAAGGGGCAGAAGTACCTGAAATTGAATGGTGTGAACCAGGAGAAATTGCAGCAATGGAAGTATTGATGGGAACCAAAGATGGATTCTTGACAAAAAGGTTGAAGAATTATTCTACAGATCGGAATATTCCTTTAAAACCCAGAGCTCTTTCTTGTCTGTCCCCATATCTTCATTTTGGGCAGATTTCTGCACAGAGATGTGCCTTAGAGGCACATAGATTTCGAAAACTTCATGCTCAG CCTCATTACGATTCATTAGAGGGGGCGTGGGAATGGGCACGGAAGACCTTGATGGACCATGCCTCTGATAAGCGAGAACATGTTTACAC GATGGAGCAATTGGAAAAGGCACAAACAGCTGATCCT CTCTGGAATGCTTCGCAGCTGGAGATGGTTCACTTTGGAAAGATGCATGGTTTTATGCG TATGTACTGGGCTAAAAAGATTCTTGAGTGGACAAAGGGACCTAAAGAGGCCATTGAAATATGCATATACCTGAATGACAAG TATGAAATAGATGGGAGAGATCCAAATGGTTATGTTGGTTGCATGTGGTCAATTTGTGGCGTGCATGACCAG GGATGGCGAGAGCGACCTGTTTTTGGGAAAATACGGTATATGAACTATGCTGGATGCAAAAGGAAATTCGATGTTGATGGATACATTGCATACATCAAGAGGCTAGTGGGTGAAACTAACAAGAGAAAAGCACAGAGCCAGCTCAGTCAAACGACGAAACAGCTACGCCGTTAA
- the LOC18606365 gene encoding deoxyribodipyrimidine photo-lyase isoform X1 gives MASLSSPSTEPKSLPPGRIRVLKEGSQPLKKGPVVYWMFRDQRLKDNWALIHAVDQANKANVPVSVAFNLFDQFLGAKARHLGFMLKGLSQLQRSIQDILQIPFFFFQGEAEETIPKFLEECGASLLVTDFSPLRQIRKCKDEICEKVSDSVTIHEVDAHNIVPVWVASHKLEYSAKTIRGKINKLLPEYLTDFPTLQPPNKKWDAMNQLIDWDSVIADVLRKGAEVPEIEWCEPGEIAAMEVLMGTKDGFLTKRLKNYSTDRNIPLKPRALSCLSPYLHFGQISAQRCALEAHRFRKLHAQAVDTFLEELIIRRELADNFCYYQPHYDSLEGAWEWARKTLMDHASDKREHVYTMEQLEKAQTADPLWNASQLEMVHFGKMHGFMRMYWAKKILEWTKGPKEAIEICIYLNDKYEIDGRDPNGYVGCMWSICGVHDQGWRERPVFGKIRYMNYAGCKRKFDVDGYIAYIKRLVGETNKRKAQSQLSQTTKQLRR, from the exons ATGGCTTCTCTATCTTCACCATCAACCGAACCAAAATCTCTACCCCCGGGTCGGATCCGGGTCCTGAAGGAAGGGTCACAGCCATTGAAAAAAGGTCCCGTGGTGTACTGGATGTTTAGAGATCAACGGTTAAAAGACAACTGGGCTTTGATACACGCCGTTGATCAAGCCAACAAGGCAAATGTGCCTGTGTCTGTAGCTTTcaatctttttgatcaattctTGGGGGCTAAAGCAAGGCATCTAGGGTTCATGTTGAAGGGTTTAAGTCAACTGCAAAGAAGTATTCAAGACATTCTTCAGatacccttttttttctttcaa GGAGAGGCTGAAGAAACAATACCGAAGTTTCTTGAAGAATGTGGGGCTTCACTTTTGGTTACAGATTTCTCACCGTTAAGGCAGATTCGAAAATGTAAAGATGAAATTTGTGAGAAGGTGAGTGATTCAGTGACCATACATGAGGTTGATGCCCACAATATAGTTCCTGTTTGGGTTGCATCACATAAGTTGGAGTATAGTGCTAAGACGATAAGgggtaaaataaataaactgcTTCCCGAGTACTTAACTGACTTTCCTACACTGCAACCGCCAAACAAGAAATGGGATGCAATGAATCAGTTGATTGATTGGGACAGTGTCATTGCCGATGTTTTGAG GAAAGGGGCAGAAGTACCTGAAATTGAATGGTGTGAACCAGGAGAAATTGCAGCAATGGAAGTATTGATGGGAACCAAAGATGGATTCTTGACAAAAAGGTTGAAGAATTATTCTACAGATCGGAATATTCCTTTAAAACCCAGAGCTCTTTCTTGTCTGTCCCCATATCTTCATTTTGGGCAGATTTCTGCACAGAGATGTGCCTTAGAGGCACATAGATTTCGAAAACTTCATGCTCAG GCAGTTGATACCTTTCTAGAGGAGTTAATCATTCGCAGAGAACTAGCTGATAACTTTTGCTATTATCAGCCTCATTACGATTCATTAGAGGGGGCGTGGGAATGGGCACGGAAGACCTTGATGGACCATGCCTCTGATAAGCGAGAACATGTTTACAC GATGGAGCAATTGGAAAAGGCACAAACAGCTGATCCT CTCTGGAATGCTTCGCAGCTGGAGATGGTTCACTTTGGAAAGATGCATGGTTTTATGCG TATGTACTGGGCTAAAAAGATTCTTGAGTGGACAAAGGGACCTAAAGAGGCCATTGAAATATGCATATACCTGAATGACAAG TATGAAATAGATGGGAGAGATCCAAATGGTTATGTTGGTTGCATGTGGTCAATTTGTGGCGTGCATGACCAG GGATGGCGAGAGCGACCTGTTTTTGGGAAAATACGGTATATGAACTATGCTGGATGCAAAAGGAAATTCGATGTTGATGGATACATTGCATACATCAAGAGGCTAGTGGGTGAAACTAACAAGAGAAAAGCACAGAGCCAGCTCAGTCAAACGACGAAACAGCTACGCCGTTAA